The following are encoded together in the Pseudomonas sediminis genome:
- a CDS encoding cytochrome ubiquinol oxidase subunit I: protein MISESVVDLSRLQFAMTAMYHFIFVPLTLGLAFLLAIMESVYVMTGKQVYKDMVKFWGKLFGINFALGVTTGLTMEFQFGTNWAYYSHYVGDIFGAPLAIEGLMAFFLESTFIGLFFFGWDRLSKLQHLTVTWLVAIGSNLSALWILIANGWMQNPVGAEFNFETMRMELTDFGALLFNPVAQVKFVHTVAAGYVTGSIFVLAISSYYLLKKRDQGFARRSFTIASAFGLASILSVIVLGDESGYEIGDVQKTKLAAIEAEWETHPAPAGFTLFGLPNQDEQRTDYAVKIPYALGLIATRSLDKKVKGIKDLLIEHEARIRTGMTAYGLLERLRNGDKSAETIAAFNEVKNDLGYGLLLKKYTANVVDASEAQIKQAALDTIPNVFSLFWSFRIMVASGFLMLALFACAFWASAKKNEESKPWLLKWALWSLPLPWIAAQTGWYVAEHGRQPWSIGEVLPTHLSASSLSSGDVWGSLIALIAFYSLLLVVEMYLMIKFARLGPSSLHSGRYHFEQQQPAHA from the coding sequence ATGATCTCGGAATCAGTCGTCGACCTTTCACGCCTGCAGTTCGCCATGACAGCGATGTATCACTTCATCTTCGTCCCCCTGACCCTGGGCCTGGCCTTCCTGCTGGCGATCATGGAGTCGGTCTACGTGATGACCGGCAAACAGGTCTACAAGGACATGGTCAAGTTCTGGGGCAAGCTGTTCGGCATCAACTTCGCCTTGGGCGTCACCACCGGGCTGACCATGGAGTTCCAGTTCGGCACCAACTGGGCCTACTACAGCCACTATGTCGGTGACATCTTCGGTGCGCCGCTGGCCATCGAAGGACTGATGGCCTTCTTCCTCGAATCCACCTTCATCGGCCTGTTCTTCTTCGGCTGGGACCGCCTAAGCAAGCTGCAGCACCTGACCGTGACCTGGCTGGTGGCAATTGGCTCGAACCTTTCGGCGCTGTGGATCCTCATCGCCAATGGCTGGATGCAGAACCCGGTAGGTGCCGAGTTTAACTTCGAGACCATGCGCATGGAACTGACCGATTTCGGTGCCCTGCTGTTCAACCCGGTGGCGCAGGTCAAGTTCGTGCATACCGTGGCGGCGGGCTATGTCACCGGTTCGATCTTCGTCCTGGCCATCTCCAGCTATTACCTGCTGAAGAAACGCGATCAGGGTTTCGCCCGTCGCTCCTTCACCATCGCCTCGGCCTTCGGTCTGGCCTCGATTCTCTCGGTGATCGTCCTCGGTGACGAGTCCGGCTACGAGATCGGCGACGTGCAGAAGACCAAGCTGGCGGCCATCGAGGCCGAGTGGGAAACCCACCCAGCACCGGCGGGCTTCACCCTGTTCGGCCTGCCCAACCAGGACGAGCAGCGCACCGACTACGCGGTGAAGATCCCCTACGCCCTGGGGCTGATAGCCACCCGCTCGCTGGATAAGAAGGTAAAGGGCATCAAGGACCTGCTCATCGAGCACGAGGCGCGCATCCGCACCGGCATGACCGCCTACGGGCTGCTGGAGCGCCTGCGTAACGGCGACAAGTCGGCCGAAACCATTGCTGCCTTCAACGAAGTGAAGAATGACCTGGGCTATGGCCTGCTGCTGAAGAAATACACCGCCAATGTGGTCGATGCCAGCGAGGCACAGATCAAGCAGGCCGCGCTGGACACCATTCCCAACGTGTTCAGCCTGTTCTGGAGCTTCCGCATCATGGTCGCCAGCGGCTTCCTTATGCTGGCGCTGTTCGCCTGCGCCTTCTGGGCCTCGGCGAAGAAGAACGAAGAAAGCAAACCCTGGCTGCTCAAGTGGGCGCTGTGGAGCCTGCCACTGCCCTGGATCGCCGCACAGACCGGCTGGTACGTGGCTGAACATGGCCGCCAGCCCTGGTCGATTGGTGAGGTGCTGCCGACCCATCTTTCCGCCTCCAGCCTGTCGTCCGGTGACGTCTGGGGCTCGCTGATCGCGCTGATCGCCTTCTACAGCCTGCTGCTGGTGGTGGAGATGTACCTGATGATCAAGTTCGCCCGCCTTGGCCCATCGAGCCTGCACAGCGGACGCTACCACTTCGAGCAACAGCAGCCGGCCCACGCCTGA
- a CDS encoding cyd operon YbgE family protein encodes MSDTTLSERAPLRVLSWLLATPLALLLLIHPGAMLDSQGRYSHSLLMLVMWGVSNAFIHGVGFAPRHWLWRAIFSPWLGWGLCGLGYTLLYLARTA; translated from the coding sequence ATGAGTGACACCACCCTGAGCGAGCGCGCGCCGTTGCGCGTGCTCTCCTGGCTGCTGGCCACGCCCCTGGCGCTGCTGCTGCTGATCCACCCCGGCGCCATGCTCGACAGCCAGGGCCGCTACAGCCATTCGCTGCTGATGCTGGTGATGTGGGGCGTATCCAACGCCTTCATCCACGGCGTCGGCTTCGCCCCGCGCCACTGGCTGTGGCGCGCCATATTCTCACCCTGGTTGGGCTGGGGATTGTGCGGGCTGGGCTATACCCTGCTGTATCTGGCACGAACGGCCTGA
- the cydB gene encoding cytochrome d ubiquinol oxidase subunit II, which produces MFDYETLKLVWWVLIGVLLIGFALTDGFDMGAMALMPFVGKTDNERRVAINTIAPHWDGNQVWFITAGGALFAAWPMVYAVAFSGLYWAMLLVLFALFCRPVGFDYRSKLENTRWRSAWDWALFVGGAVPALVFGVAFGNLFLGLPFQLDDMMRSSYHGSFFALLNPFALLCGVVSLSMLCAHGGAWLMMRTEGDLAARSRTATYLSALVFLIGFLLAGSWLALGIKGMSLAGAFDAGAALNPLHKQVLADNAGWLGNYSRYPLTMGAPVLGVVGALLAILASTWRLAGLTFIGSSLMIVGTICTAGFALFPFVFPSSLDAASSLTVWDAVSSQKTLGIMFVVACIFVPIILIYTLWGYVKMWGKLNDRSIEANPHSLY; this is translated from the coding sequence ATGTTCGACTACGAAACCCTGAAACTCGTCTGGTGGGTGCTGATCGGCGTGCTGCTGATCGGTTTCGCTCTCACCGATGGCTTCGACATGGGCGCCATGGCGCTGATGCCTTTCGTCGGCAAGACCGACAACGAGCGCCGCGTCGCCATCAACACCATCGCCCCGCACTGGGACGGCAACCAGGTGTGGTTCATCACCGCTGGCGGCGCGCTGTTCGCCGCCTGGCCGATGGTCTACGCGGTGGCCTTCTCCGGGCTGTACTGGGCCATGTTACTGGTGCTGTTCGCCCTTTTCTGCCGCCCGGTGGGCTTCGACTACCGCAGCAAACTGGAAAACACCCGCTGGCGCAGCGCCTGGGACTGGGCCCTGTTCGTTGGCGGCGCGGTACCGGCGCTGGTTTTCGGCGTGGCCTTCGGCAACCTGTTCCTCGGCCTGCCGTTCCAGCTCGATGACATGATGCGCTCGAGCTACCACGGCTCCTTCTTCGCCCTGCTCAACCCCTTCGCCCTGCTCTGCGGCGTGGTCAGCCTGAGCATGCTCTGCGCCCACGGCGGCGCCTGGCTGATGATGCGCACCGAAGGTGACCTGGCCGCACGCTCGCGCACGGCCACTTACCTCAGTGCGCTGGTATTCCTGATCGGTTTCCTGCTGGCCGGCAGTTGGCTGGCACTGGGTATCAAGGGCATGAGTCTGGCGGGTGCGTTCGATGCTGGCGCGGCACTGAACCCGCTGCACAAGCAGGTGCTCGCCGACAATGCCGGCTGGCTCGGCAATTACAGTCGCTACCCACTGACAATGGGCGCCCCCGTGCTTGGTGTGGTCGGCGCACTGCTGGCGATTCTCGCCAGCACCTGGCGTCTCGCCGGCCTGACCTTCATCGGCAGTAGCCTGATGATCGTCGGCACCATCTGCACCGCCGGCTTCGCCCTATTCCCCTTCGTCTTCCCGTCGAGCCTTGATGCGGCCTCCAGCCTGACGGTGTGGGACGCGGTATCGAGCCAAAAGACCCTCGGCATCATGTTCGTGGTCGCCTGCATCTTCGTACCGATCATCCTCATCTACACCCTCTGGGGCTACGTGAAGATGTGGGGCAAGCTCAACGACCGCAGCATCGAAGCCAACCCCCACAGCCTGTATTGA
- the cydX gene encoding cytochrome bd-I oxidase subunit CydX, translating into MWYFTWILGVLLACSFGIINALWLETTQDLDTESEHE; encoded by the coding sequence ATGTGGTACTTCACCTGGATTCTTGGCGTGCTGCTGGCCTGCAGCTTCGGCATCATCAACGCACTATGGCTGGAAACCACGCAGGATCTCGACACCGAGAGCGAGCATGAGTGA
- a CDS encoding MBL fold metallo-hydrolase gives MRPDVVEFFDPVTYTYSYVIIDPATQHCAIVDSVLDYDPASGRTSHASADRIIAFVKERDLHVEWLLETHVHADHLSAAPYLKRELGGKLAIGEHITVVQNTFGKLFNAGTEFATDGSQFDRLLHDGDTFHIGELHGRAIHTPGHTPACMTYLIGDAGFVGDTLFMPDYGTARCDFPGGDAHILYQSIQRLFTLPDETRLFMCHDYKAPGREDFRFQTTIAEERAHNVHVHQGIAEADFVAMRRQRDATLDIPTLILPSVQVNMRAGQLPPAEANGTRYLKIPLDVL, from the coding sequence ATGCGCCCTGATGTCGTCGAATTCTTCGATCCTGTCACCTACACCTACAGCTACGTGATCATCGATCCTGCCACGCAACACTGCGCCATCGTCGACTCGGTGCTGGACTACGACCCGGCCTCCGGGCGCACCTCACACGCCAGCGCAGACCGCATCATCGCCTTCGTCAAGGAGCGCGATCTGCACGTTGAGTGGTTGCTGGAAACCCATGTGCACGCCGACCACCTGTCCGCCGCGCCTTACCTCAAGCGCGAACTGGGCGGCAAGCTGGCCATCGGTGAGCACATCACCGTAGTGCAGAACACTTTCGGCAAGCTGTTCAACGCCGGCACCGAGTTCGCCACCGATGGCAGCCAGTTCGACCGGCTGCTCCACGATGGCGATACCTTCCATATTGGCGAGCTGCACGGTAGAGCCATCCACACTCCTGGCCATACCCCGGCCTGTATGACCTACCTGATCGGTGACGCTGGTTTCGTTGGCGACACTCTGTTCATGCCCGACTACGGCACTGCGCGCTGCGACTTCCCCGGCGGCGACGCGCACATCCTCTACCAGTCGATCCAGCGACTCTTCACCCTGCCCGACGAAACCCGCCTGTTCATGTGCCATGACTACAAAGCGCCGGGGCGCGAGGATTTTCGCTTCCAGACCACCATCGCCGAAGAACGTGCGCACAACGTCCACGTTCATCAGGGCATCGCCGAAGCCGACTTCGTCGCCATGCGCCGCCAGCGCGACGCCACCCTGGACATCCCCACCCTGATTCTGCCGTCGGTGCAGGTCAACATGCGTGCAGGGCAACTGCCACCGGCCGAAGCCAATGGCACCCGCTACCTGAAAATCCCTTTGGATGTGCTGTAG
- a CDS encoding rhodanese-like domain-containing protein translates to MKSAHDLVLAAKTRITEVDLSQAEAAIRDADLLIDVREADEYSAAHIPGAINIPRGLLEFKLSNDAQLAERTLKLVLYCKNSGRSALAADALREMGYRNVLSLAGGIEAWQAAGRELLTPTLPAFD, encoded by the coding sequence ATGAAAAGCGCTCATGATCTGGTCCTCGCCGCCAAGACTCGCATCACTGAAGTCGATCTGTCGCAGGCCGAAGCAGCCATCCGCGATGCCGACCTGCTGATCGACGTGCGCGAGGCGGATGAATACAGCGCCGCACACATTCCCGGCGCCATCAACATTCCACGCGGTCTGCTGGAATTCAAGCTGAGCAACGATGCGCAACTGGCCGAGCGCACGCTCAAGCTGGTTCTCTATTGCAAGAACAGCGGTCGCTCGGCGCTGGCTGCCGACGCGCTGCGGGAGATGGGCTATCGCAATGTGCTGTCTCTGGCCGGCGGTATCGAGGCCTGGCAAGCGGCCGGTCGAGAACTGCTGACGCCGACCCTGCCGGCGTTCGACTGA
- a CDS encoding SulP family inorganic anion transporter: protein MKLSHWLPCLDWGRRYDRGSATQDGLAALIVTLMLIPQSLAYAMLAGLPPVTGLYASILPLLAYALFGSSRTLAVGPVAVVSLMTAATLAPLFPAGSAEYVGAAMLLALLSGLLLAAMAMLRLGFIANFLSHPVVSGFISASGILIAVGQLKHLLGVSASGENLLQLLPQLIQALPGTHGPTLLIGVLSLAWLWWARSRLKQLLQGLGLSPQLASNLAKAGPVLAIIVAIAAVALLQLEQAGVKVVGLVPQGLPGLTLPTMDLDLAIQLLPAALLISLVGFVESVSVGQTLAAKRRQRIQPDNELLGLGAANIAASFSGGFPVTGGFARSVVNYDAGARTPMAGVFTALGIGLSVMLLTPLLHDLPQAVLAATIIVAVLSLVDLKSLQHTWRYSRQDGAAQIATLLGVLLIGVEAGILLGVGLSLLLFLWRTSQPHIAVVGQVPGSEHFRNVERFAVIERPSVLSLRVDESLYFPNARYLEDRIGELIASRPQVRHLVLMCSGVNLIDASALDSLHAIVERLHTAGVQLHLSEVKGPVMDQLRRSDFLERFGGQVFISQFEALKQLAPAPPSPTSQPLSMQGNTHEKRS from the coding sequence ATGAAACTGAGCCACTGGCTGCCCTGCTTGGACTGGGGCAGACGCTACGACCGAGGCAGCGCAACGCAGGATGGACTCGCCGCACTGATCGTCACCCTGATGCTGATTCCGCAGAGCCTGGCCTATGCCATGCTCGCGGGTCTGCCACCGGTGACCGGCCTCTACGCCAGCATCCTGCCGCTGCTGGCCTACGCCCTGTTCGGCTCCAGCCGCACTCTGGCGGTTGGTCCGGTGGCCGTGGTTTCACTGATGACCGCCGCCACCCTGGCGCCACTGTTTCCGGCCGGTAGCGCCGAATACGTCGGCGCCGCCATGCTCCTGGCCCTGCTCTCGGGACTGCTGCTGGCAGCCATGGCCATGCTGCGCCTGGGCTTTATCGCCAACTTTCTCAGCCATCCGGTGGTGTCCGGCTTTATCAGCGCCTCGGGCATTCTCATCGCTGTCGGCCAGCTCAAGCACCTGCTCGGCGTCTCGGCGTCCGGCGAAAATCTGCTGCAGTTGCTGCCACAACTGATCCAGGCGCTACCTGGCACACACGGACCGACGCTGCTGATCGGCGTGCTCAGCCTGGCATGGCTGTGGTGGGCCAGAAGCCGACTGAAGCAACTACTGCAAGGCCTTGGCCTGTCGCCGCAACTGGCCAGTAACCTGGCCAAGGCCGGGCCGGTACTGGCGATCATCGTCGCCATTGCCGCTGTCGCACTGCTGCAACTGGAGCAAGCCGGGGTCAAGGTGGTTGGCCTGGTGCCGCAAGGGCTGCCAGGGCTGACGCTGCCGACAATGGATCTCGACCTGGCCATACAACTGCTGCCAGCGGCGCTGCTGATCAGCCTGGTGGGCTTCGTCGAATCGGTCTCGGTCGGCCAGACCCTGGCGGCCAAACGCCGCCAGCGCATCCAGCCGGACAACGAGCTGCTCGGCCTTGGCGCGGCGAACATCGCCGCATCCTTCAGTGGCGGCTTCCCCGTCACCGGCGGTTTCGCCCGCTCGGTGGTCAATTACGATGCCGGCGCCCGCACGCCCATGGCCGGCGTATTCACCGCCCTCGGTATCGGCCTCAGCGTGATGCTGCTGACGCCTCTGCTGCACGACCTGCCACAAGCCGTGCTGGCGGCGACCATCATCGTCGCTGTGCTCAGCCTGGTCGACCTCAAGTCGCTGCAGCACACCTGGCGTTATTCGCGCCAGGACGGCGCCGCGCAGATTGCCACCCTCCTCGGTGTGCTGCTGATCGGCGTCGAGGCCGGTATCCTGCTTGGCGTCGGCCTGTCGCTGCTGCTGTTTCTCTGGCGCACCAGCCAGCCACATATCGCCGTGGTCGGCCAGGTACCGGGTAGCGAGCATTTTCGCAACGTCGAACGCTTCGCCGTGATCGAGAGACCCAGCGTGTTGTCGCTGCGTGTCGACGAGAGCCTGTATTTCCCCAATGCCCGCTATCTGGAAGACCGCATCGGCGAGCTGATCGCCAGTCGGCCGCAGGTACGTCACCTGGTGCTGATGTGCTCGGGAGTCAACCTGATAGACGCCAGCGCCCTGGATTCGCTGCACGCCATCGTCGAGCGCCTGCATACCGCCGGTGTGCAACTGCACCTGTCCGAGGTCAAGGGGCCAGTAATGGATCAGCTACGCCGCTCCGACTTCCTGGAGCGCTTCGGCGGCCAGGTATTCATCAGTCAGTTCGAGGCGCTCAAGCAGCTCGCCCCCGCGCCTCCATCGCCAACTTCTCAGCCACTTTCCATGCAAGGAAATACTCATGAAAAGCGCTCATGA
- the cydP gene encoding cytochrome oxidase putative small subunit CydP: protein MPDREPSSPWRIPLVREIAVILLIKLTLLLSIKAIWFNEPTVPEDGQQRVEHHLFGQPAPLSIHTEETPR from the coding sequence ATGCCCGATCGCGAACCTTCCTCCCCCTGGCGCATTCCGCTAGTACGCGAAATCGCCGTGATCCTGCTGATCAAGCTGACCCTGCTGCTGAGTATCAAGGCCATCTGGTTCAACGAACCGACAGTCCCCGAGGACGGCCAGCAGCGCGTCGAGCATCACCTGTTTGGTCAGCCTGCCCCACTTTCTATACACACCGAGGAGACACCGAGATGA